The DNA segment TGGGTATCAGTGAAACGGCCATTTCCAAGGTATTGCATGTCAGCAGAAAGAGGGTAGAAAAGGGATTGAGAATTGCAGAGTCGCAACTTCATGAGGCAATGATAGATTCCGGCTGTCCGAAAAGGCGTTCCCTGGAGAGGCTCTATCGTGAAAGTCGCGTAGTGAAACCACCTGCATCCTGGGACCGGGAGATTATCGACTCCTACAATATGTGGCTCAAACAGACCGAGCAACCAGGTCAGCCTAAGCAGGCTCCTGCTGAACCTGCCGCTTCCCCTGGTTTGGTCGGTAAACTGGGTCTCATCAAAGATCAGGTCAGATCCAAAATTTCCACACTTGGCAAACGCTCCAGCCCAAAGGGAGCTCGGGTGCGTAAAGTTACCTAGGGCCTATTGGCTCAGTGTTTACGGGCTCTAATACCATGTTTGTGCGATCAAGGTAGGGAAAGTGGTTCCTGCACTCATACAGGTAGTGTAGAATTCCCGCTTTTTCCCAAGCCGGTACTGCTATGCAAGATATTAATCCGATTAGCCAATCCATCGCGGATTTGAAGGGACGGGTCACCTCCCTGAGGGGGTATCTTTGACTATGAAGGCAAACAGGAGCGTTTGACCGAGGTTCTGCGTGAATTGGAAGATCCCAACGTTTGGAACGATCAGGAGCGCGCCCAGGCCCTGGGTCGGGAACGCGCCACGCTGGAAGCTGTAGTACTCACCGTCGATGAACTCACCAACGGGCTGGCTGACGCGGGCGAATTGTTGGAAATGGCGGTGGAGGAGGGAGACGAGGCTGCTGTCGATGCTATTCAGGAAGAGCTTGCGGATTTTACCAGGAAGGTTTCGGTGCTGGAGTTTCGTCGCATGTTCTCCGGTGAGACCGACCATTGCAATGCATTTCTCGATATTCAGGCGGGCTCAGGGGGTACGGAGGCGCAGGATTGGGCGGAGATGCTACTGCGCATGTATCTGCGATGGGGTGAACATCGTGGTTTCAAGACCGAACTTATCGAGGTCTCCGCAGGAGAAGTGGCAGGCATCAAGAGCGCCACGGTACGCTACGAGGGGGAGTATGCCTTTGGTTGGCTACGCACTGAAATCGGGGTTCATCGCCTGGTGCGAAAATCGCCCTTCGATTCTGGAAATCGGCGCCATACCTCGTTTGCGGCAGTCTTCGTCTCCCCGGAAATCGACGATTCCATACAGGTAGAGATCAATCCCGCTGACCTGCGAATCGATGTCTACCGCGCCAGCGGTGCGGGGGGGCAGCATGTCAACCGGACCGAATCGGCGGTGAGAATCACCCACAATCCCACAGGTATCGTGGTGCAGTGCCAGAACGATCGTTCCCAGCATAAGAACAAGGCCACGGCGATGAAGCAGCTGAAGGCCAAGTTATACGAATTCGAGATGCAGAAACGAAATGCCTCGCAACAGGAGCTGGAGGAGAGCAAATCAGATATCGGCTGGGGCAGCCAGATTCGCAGTTATGTCCTCGATGCTTCCCGGATCAAGGATCTGCGCACCGGCGTTGAGACAGGTAATACCCAGGCGGTGCTCGATGGTGGACTCGACATGTTTATCGAGGCGAGCCTCAAAAGCGGGGTGTAACCACTTGACCACCGCCACTTGAAAATGTCCGCAGACCGATCTTAAGAAAGTTTGAAATCAGTAAATATTTGAGTTGATTAGACCATGAATGACGAGACCCAGGACGAAAACAAGCTGATTGCCCAGCGTCGTGACAAGCTGCAACAGATGCGCGACAGCGGGAATGCCTTTCCCAACGATTTCCGCCGCAACAGCATGGCCGGAGAGTTACATGCCGAGTATGGGGAGAAGTCGGGTGAGGAGCTGGAGGGTTCGGGACTGCGGGTCAAATTAGCCGGTCGCATGATGAGCCGGCGGGTCATGGGCAAGGCGAGCTTTGCCCATCTTCAGGATATGTCGGGACGCATGCAGCTCTTCGTGCAGCGAGACTCACTCGAAGAAGGTGTCTATAACAGCCAATTCAAGAAGTGGGATATCGGTGACATCATCGGTGCCGAAGGGGTGCTGTTCAAGACCAAAACCGGTGAGCTTTCGGTGAAGGTCGACAATCTGCGCTTGTTGACCAAGGCGCTGCGCCCACTGCCGGAAAAGTTTCACGGCCTCTCCGATCAGGAGCTTCGCTATCGTCAGCGCTATGTCGACCTGATCATGAACGAGGCGTCGCGGAATACCTTTCAGTTACGCACCCGTATCGTGCAGTTCATTCGCAACTTTCTCGATCAGCGCGGTTTCCTGGAAGTGGAGACACCGATGATGCAGGTGATACCCGGCGGCGCCACCGCAAGACCTTTTGCTACCCGTCACAACGCCCTGGATATGGATATGTTTCTGCGTATCGCCCCGGAGCTCTATCTGAAACGCTTGGTGGTGGGGGGATTCGAAAGGGTCTACGAGATCAACCGCAACTTCCGTAACGAAGGGCTCTCCACCCGCCACAATCCCGAATTCACCATGCTGGAGTTCTACGAAGCCTATGCCGACTACAACGATCTGATGGATTTGACCGAGGCGATGCTGCGGGGGCTATGTCAGGAGGTATTGGGAAGCGCCGAGGTCTCCTACCAGGGAGAGCGTTACGATTTTGCCAGCCCCTTCCAGCGCATGACGGTCAAGGAGTCAATCTGCCATTTCAACCAGGAGATCACTACGCAGATGCTGGATGATGAGGCCCAGGCCCGGGGCATAGCCGAGAGGATGGAGATCCCCCTCAAGCCCAGCTATGGGCTTGGCAAGATACAGATCGAGATATTCGAAAAGAGTGTGGAACATCGCTTGATGAATCCCACCTTCATCACCGCCTATCCCACCGAGGTCTCACCCCTGGCGAGACGCAACGACGACGATCCTTTCGTCACCGACCGGTTCGAGTTTTTCGTCGGTGGCCGCGAGATCGCTAACGGCTTTTCCGAGCTCAACGATGCGGAGGATCAGGCCGAGCGTTTTCGCCAACAGGTGGAGGAGAAGGAGGCCGGGGACGATGAAGCGATGCACTACGATGCCGACTATGTGCGGGCCCTTGAGCACGGCATGCCCCCTACCGCCGGCGAGGGGATAGGCATAGACCGGCTGGTGATGCTGCTCACCGACTCCCCCTCGATCCGTGATGTACTGCTGTTTCCGCACATGCGGCCGGAGTAGCGATCAACGCAACTAGAGGCCATATAAAAGCAGCCCCTCCGCATGCTCCAAATGGTGTGGGGTACCGGCCAGCACCAGCACATCCCCTGCCTGCAGTCGTGTCTCGGGTTCCGGTGCCTCGCCCCTGATGCCGCCGCGGCGTACCGCGGTGACACTTACATCCCAATCCCACAGGTGCAGGTCCTGTATGGTGTGGCCCACCGCGAAGGCGCGTTCAGGCAGGGTGACGGTATGCAGGCGTTCCTGAAAGCCCTCGTCGTGCTCGATATCGATGGCCTCTTCGCCGTGGTAGAAATCCCGCAGCAGTTTGTAGTGGTTTTCACGGATCTCACGCATGATCTTGAGGATGCGGGAACCCGGCACCTTCAGCAGCAGCAGGAGCTGCCCGCCCATCATCAGGCTGGCCTCCACCGCCTCCGGCATAACCTCGGCTGCGCCTGCTGCTTCCAGTTCCTCCAAATGGGTGTCGTCTTTGGTACGTACCAGGACGGGTAGTTCAGGGATCAGTTTACGGATGTGATGCAGGATCTGTAGTGCTGTGGCGTGGTCCTCAATGGTGATCACCACTACACCGGCCCGTTCAATACCGGCCGCGTGCATGATCTCATGACGGGTGGCGTCTCCGAAATGGACCGGTTCACCCGCCTCATGGGCCTCTCTGACTACTGTGGGATCCAGGTCCAGGGCCACATAGGGGAAACCCTCGTGATCCAGGAGTCGGCCGAGATTCTGACCGATGCGACCATAGCCGCAGATGATGACATGCTGATCCATTCCTTCGGCTTCATGCTCCAGGTCCTGGGTGATGACAAAATCCTGGTCAGAGGGGTGTAAATTACAGAATTTCTCAGTCAGCTTGCCGTTATAGCGAATCAGAAACGGTGAGATCGCCATGCTGATGATGATGGCGGCAAACAACATCTGTCCCGCTTCTCCAGGGATCAGAGAGGATTGCAGGGACAGATCCAGCAGTACGAATCCGAATTCACCACCTTGTGCCAATAACAGTCCTGAGCGGAATGCGGTTGCCAGGGAACGCTTGGTTTGACGCACCAGCAGCAGGATTATGCTGGCTTTGGCTGCGATCAAGGCAGCAGCGATAATGAATACCCAGTGAAGTTGGGGTAACAGGGACATGAGATCGACCCGCATCCCCACGGTGACGAAGAAGAGCCCCAGCAGGACATCCTGAAATGGGCGGATATCGGCCTCGATCTGATGACGATACTCGGTCTCACCCAACATCATGCCAGCCAGGAAGGCGCCCAGGGCAAGAGAGAGCCCGGCCTCATGGGTCAACCAGGCAGCGGCCAGGGATACCAGGAGAACTGTCAGGGTGAAGAGTTCGGCTGAACGGGCGCGGGCGATCTCATGAAACAGGGGGCGCAAGGCCCAGTGACCAATCGCCATGATCACGGCAAATACCACTGAGGCCTTGAATAGGGCCCAGGAGAGGGGTATCAGCAAACCCTGCTCCGCATCGCTGACCAGGATCGGAATGACAACCAGCAACGGGATTACCGCCAGATCCTGGAACAGCAGGATACTGACCCCCACCCGACCATGCCCGGTATTCAGCTCAACCTGCTCTGAGAGCTGTTTGATGACGATGGCGGTTGAGGAGAGGGCCAGGATTGCGCCGGTAATC comes from the Candidatus Thiodiazotropha sp. CDECU1 genome and includes:
- the lysS gene encoding lysine--tRNA ligase, with amino-acid sequence MNDETQDENKLIAQRRDKLQQMRDSGNAFPNDFRRNSMAGELHAEYGEKSGEELEGSGLRVKLAGRMMSRRVMGKASFAHLQDMSGRMQLFVQRDSLEEGVYNSQFKKWDIGDIIGAEGVLFKTKTGELSVKVDNLRLLTKALRPLPEKFHGLSDQELRYRQRYVDLIMNEASRNTFQLRTRIVQFIRNFLDQRGFLEVETPMMQVIPGGATARPFATRHNALDMDMFLRIAPELYLKRLVVGGFERVYEINRNFRNEGLSTRHNPEFTMLEFYEAYADYNDLMDLTEAMLRGLCQEVLGSAEVSYQGERYDFASPFQRMTVKESICHFNQEITTQMLDDEAQARGIAERMEIPLKPSYGLGKIQIEIFEKSVEHRLMNPTFITAYPTEVSPLARRNDDDPFVTDRFEFFVGGREIANGFSELNDAEDQAERFRQQVEEKEAGDDEAMHYDADYVRALEHGMPPTAGEGIGIDRLVMLLTDSPSIRDVLLFPHMRPE
- a CDS encoding monovalent cation:proton antiporter-2 (CPA2) family protein: MNIHTLQIILILLGVAVITVTLFKRLHLPPILGYLIVGILVGPFGSGVIASNEETQFLAEFGVVFLLFAIGLEFSLPQMIAMKGAVFGLGGSQVLLTALIAGGIAWLLGLELAAAVITGAILALSSTAIVIKQLSEQVELNTGHGRVGVSILLFQDLAVIPLLVVIPILVSDAEQGLLIPLSWALFKASVVFAVIMAIGHWALRPLFHEIARARSAELFTLTVLLVSLAAAWLTHEAGLSLALGAFLAGMMLGETEYRHQIEADIRPFQDVLLGLFFVTVGMRVDLMSLLPQLHWVFIIAAALIAAKASIILLLVRQTKRSLATAFRSGLLLAQGGEFGFVLLDLSLQSSLIPGEAGQMLFAAIIISMAISPFLIRYNGKLTEKFCNLHPSDQDFVITQDLEHEAEGMDQHVIICGYGRIGQNLGRLLDHEGFPYVALDLDPTVVREAHEAGEPVHFGDATRHEIMHAAGIERAGVVVITIEDHATALQILHHIRKLIPELPVLVRTKDDTHLEELEAAGAAEVMPEAVEASLMMGGQLLLLLKVPGSRILKIMREIRENHYKLLRDFYHGEEAIDIEHDEGFQERLHTVTLPERAFAVGHTIQDLHLWDWDVSVTAVRRGGIRGEAPEPETRLQAGDVLVLAGTPHHLEHAEGLLLYGL
- the prfB gene encoding peptide chain release factor 2 (programmed frameshift), giving the protein MQDINPISQSIADLKGRVTSLRGYLDYEGKQERLTEVLRELEDPNVWNDQERAQALGRERATLEAVVLTVDELTNGLADAGELLEMAVEEGDEAAVDAIQEELADFTRKVSVLEFRRMFSGETDHCNAFLDIQAGSGGTEAQDWAEMLLRMYLRWGEHRGFKTELIEVSAGEVAGIKSATVRYEGEYAFGWLRTEIGVHRLVRKSPFDSGNRRHTSFAAVFVSPEIDDSIQVEINPADLRIDVYRASGAGGQHVNRTESAVRITHNPTGIVVQCQNDRSQHKNKATAMKQLKAKLYEFEMQKRNASQQELEESKSDIGWGSQIRSYVLDASRIKDLRTGVETGNTQAVLDGGLDMFIEASLKSGV